In Solea senegalensis isolate Sse05_10M linkage group LG18, IFAPA_SoseM_1, whole genome shotgun sequence, a single window of DNA contains:
- the LOC122758785 gene encoding sulfotransferase 2B1-like — translation MQIESRLQSPLIDNMTEAELYTLYKGMYLPSHLHSPQSLAYFEGFTFRPDDVVIATYPKSGTTWMQEIVPLIMSGGDPAAVESLHNWDRAPWLEEQRASQLNLEERPSPRVLTTHFKYNLMPPSFFEIKPKVIYVMRNPKDVFTSAFHYYGTTSYMVKPGSQSEFLHKFLDGIVPFNSWFNHVKDWLNAEDKGHIMYISYEEMKMDLKDSVARIAQFLEKHLDREVIEKIAERCLFQNMKLNKMSNYSDVPQEFMDQTKSEFLRKGIAGDWKNQLTAAEAEYFDTVYKDKMKDVKYTFVWD, via the exons ATGCAGATTGAGTCACGGCTGCAGTCTCCTCTGATCGACAACATGACTGAAGCCGAGTTGTACACGCTCTACAAAGGAATGTATTTGCCTTCACATCTGCATTCACCTCAGAGTCTCGCGTACTTCGAGGGATTCACTTTCCGACCAGACGATGTTGTTATTGCAACATATCCCAAGTCGG gtACAACTTGGATGCAGGAGATCGTCCCTCTGATCATGAGTGGAGGTGACCCAGCCGCCGTGGAGTCTCTTCATAATTGGGACCGTGCTCCCTGGTTGGAGGAGCAACGAGCCTCCCAACTGAATCTAGAGGAGAGGCCGTCTCCACGCGTATTAACGACTCACTTCAAATACAACCTAATGCCTCCAAGCTTCTTTGAAATAAAGCCAAAG GTCATCTATGTCATGAGAAACCCCAAAGATGTGTTTACATCCGCCTTTCATTATTATGGGACCACCTCCTACATGGTAAAACCAGGGTCACAGAGTGAGTTCCTGCACAAGTTCCTGGATGGAATAG TTCCTTTTAACTCATGGTTCAATCATGTGAAGGACTGGCTAAATGCTGAAGATAAAGGCCACATAATGTACATCTCCTATGAAGAGATGAAAATg GACCTGAAGGACTCAGTGGCCAGAATCGCTCAGTTCTTGGAGAAACATCTGGATCGTGAGGTGATCGAGAAGATAGCAGAGCGCTGTTTGTTCCAGAacatgaaactcaacaaaatgtcaaactactCGGACGTTCCTCAGGAGTTTATGGACCAGACAAAGTCGGAATTCCTGAGAAAAG GAATCGCTGGAGACTGGAAAAACCAGCTGACAGCGGCAGAGGCAGAATACTTTGACACagtttacaaagacaaaatgaaagatGTCAAATATACATTTGTATGGGACTAA
- the LOC122758786 gene encoding sulfotransferase family cytosolic 1B member 1-like gives MKMDLKDSVTRIAQFLEKHLDREVIEKIAERCLFQNMKLNKMSNYSDVPQEFMDQTKSEFLRKGIAGDWKNQLTAAEAEYFDTVYKDKMKDVKYTFVWD, from the exons ATGAAAATG GACCTGAAGGACTCTGTGACCAGAATCGCTCAGTTCTTGGAGAAACATCTGGATCGTGAGGTGATCGAGAAGATAGCAGAGCGCTGTTTGTTCCAGAacatgaaactcaacaaaatgtcaaactactCGGACGTTCCTCAGGAGTTTATGGACCAGACAAAGTCGGAATTCCTGAGAAAAG GAATCGCTGGAGACTGGAAAAACCAGCTGACAGCGGCAGAGGCAGAATACTTTGACACagtttacaaagacaaaatgaaagatGTCAAATATACATTTGTATGGGACTAA